The following are encoded in a window of Cinclus cinclus chromosome 32, bCinCin1.1, whole genome shotgun sequence genomic DNA:
- the SYDE1 gene encoding rho GTPase-activating protein SYDE1, which produces MAEPLLHRTLSRLRRRERPGARSSEEEEEEEEEEEEEDAAAAGSPKIIAGIPKIFMDSPKIFTESPKIIAGIPKIIAESPKIFARIPKIASENPKFIDPQNRCREPEGTEPSEEAEAGEGSPILGGPGRPPGPGAYLQSLERSSRRWLLAGKGTEDSGATGDGDSGGDIWYNPIPEDEDDEGTPKVLGTTEGRGEEAGAGRGQRSGIRPLPKLRPPGPVRRLSLRMRKLPELRRKLSLRNPRAQNAERPESQRESQRESSNVISRYHLDTSVAWALPGAVSGRSGHRSDGDSPELLGDPGGPGCSGGSGGPGSSGGPRGLGDLRGPGSPGGLGGSRHSGGSGSPGSSRGPGSPGSPEVDLGSFRPYEDPSVHTSAALSGLLSVQLRGLTPAWPERIFCVLQVDGESRARTSLLAGGAEFLRLDHSFNLELERARLLSAAVLAWHGSDGRSRLLGHGAVGLARIFEGGRTQALALQLHPRGVLYSRLTLAQLRPAPAPRPPRVFGADLGALLEREGRPGQVPLIVHKCLGEIESRGLRVVGLYRLCGSAAAKKELRDAFERDSAAVTLSEHLWPDINVVTGILKDFLRELPSPLVPPRLQRSVLRAMAQRPPRDPPGDPTALLECLRPPERATLRRLLAHLSLVAALQRWNRMGPQNLAVCFGPVLLPQHTCTGEHTGHLGQPRGHLGHPAGEDEASGGVDFKKHLEVLHYLLRVWPAPPLPAWAESPQGHPPAVAQGDPEVATGSPPVVARSRPRGPESPPSNRYAGDWSVCDPRGEPADNLGSGPRLTLKDFDALIRELERELGTRPDVGL; this is translated from the exons ATGGCGGAGCCGCTGCTGCACCGAACTTTGTCCCGCCTGAGGCGGAGGGAGCGGCCCGGAGCTCGGAGctcggaggaggaggaggaggaggaggaggaggaagaggaggaagatgcaG CGGCTGCGGGGAGTCCCAAAATCATCGCGGGGATCCCCAAAATCTTCATGGACAGCCCCAAAATCTTCACGGAGAGCCCCAAAATCATCGCGGGGATCCCCAAAATCATCGCGGAGAGCCCCAAAATCTTCGCAAGGATCCCAAAAATCGCCTCGGAGAACCCCAAGTTCATC GATCCCCAAAATCGGTGCCGGGAGCCCGAGGGAACCGAACCCTCGGAAGAGGCGGAGGCCGGGGAGGGTTCCCcaattttggggggtcccgggagaccccccgggcccggcgcgtacctgcagagcctggagcgCAGCAGCCGCcgctggctgctggcagggaaggggaCCGAGGACTCGGGGGCCACCGGGGACGGCGACAGCGGCGGCGACATTTGGTACAACCCCATCCCCGAGGATGAGGATGACGAGGGGACCCCGAAGGTTTTGGGGACAACGGAGGGACGCGGAGAGGAggcgggagccgggcggggACAGCGCAGCG ggatccgccccctccccaaactTCGCCCCCCGGGTCCGGTCCGGCGCCTCTCGCTGAGGATGAGAAAACTCCCGGAGCTGAGACGGAAACTGAGCCTGAGAAACCCCCGAGCCCAAAATGCGGAACGCCCCGAATCCCAACGGGAATCCCAACGGGAATCCAGCAACGTCATCAGCCGCTATCACCTGGACaccagcgtggcctgggcactgcccggAGCTGTGTCCGGCCGGAGCGGACATCGCAGCGACGGCGACTCCCCGGAGCTCCTGGGGGATCCCGGGGGTCCCGGGTGTTCCGGAGGTTCTGGAGGTCCTGGAAGTTCTGGAGGTCCCAGAGGTCTTGGAGATCTCAGGGGTCCTGGAAGTCCTGGAGGTCTTGGTGGTTCCAGACATTCTGGAGGTTCTGGAAGTCCTGGAAGTTCCAGAGGTCCTGGAAGTCCCGGCAGTCCCGAAGTGGATTTAGGATCATTCCGTCCATACGAGGACCCCTCTGTCCACACCTCGGCCGCGCTGTCCGGGCTGCTCAGCGTCCAGTTGCGGGGTTTGACACCGGCGTGGCCGGAGAGGATTTTTTGTGTTCTCCAAGTGGACGGAGAGAGCCGAGCTCGGACATCGCTGCTGGCCGGAGGCGCCGAATTCCTGCGGCTTGACCACAGCTTCAACCTGGAGCTGGAACGGGCGCGGCTGCTCAGCGCGGCCGTGCTGGCCTGGCACGGCTCGGACGGCAGGAGCCGCCTGCTCGGACACGGAGCTGTGGGGCTGGCGCGGATCTTTGAAG gTGGCCGGACGCaggccctggccctgcagctccaCCCCCGTGGTGTGCTGTACTCCAGGCTGACCCTGGCCCAGCTCCGGCCAGCTCCGGCCCCGAGGCCCCCGCGAGtttttggggcagatttgggggcGCTGCTGGAACGGGAGGGACGGCCCGGGCAGGTCCCGCTGATCGTGCACAAGTGCCTGGGGGAGATCGAGAGCCGCGGGCTCAGG GTGGTGGGGCTGTACCGGCTCTGTGGCTCGGCCGCGGCCAAGAAGGAGCTGAGGGACGCCTTCGAGAGGGACAGCGCGGCCGTGACGCTGTCCGAGCACCTCTGGCCGGACATCAACGTGGTCACCG GGATCCTGAAGGATTTCCTGCGGGAGCTGCCGTCCCCGCTGGTGCCGCCCCGGCTGCAGCGCTCGGTGCTCCGGGCCATGGCCCAGAgacccccccgggacccccccgggGACCCCACGGCCCTGCTGGAGTGCCTGAGACCCCCGGAGAGG gCCACCCTGCGGCGGCTGCTGGCCCACCTGAGCCTGGTGGCCGCTCTGCAGCGCTGGAACCGCATGGGCCCGCAGAACCTGGCCGTGTGCTTCGGGCCcgtgctgctgccccagcacacctgcacaggtgagCACACGGGCCACCTGGGCCAGCCCCGGGGCCACCTGGGCCACCCTGCTGGAGAGGATGAGGCCTCTGGAGGTGTGGATTTCAAGAAACACCTGGAGGTGCTGCATTACCTGCTGAGGGTGTGGCCAG CCCCCCCACTCCCGGCTTGGGCCGAGTCCCCTCAGGGCCACCCCCCCGCGGTGGCCCAGGGTGACCCCGAGGTAGCCACGGGCTCCCCCCCCGTGGTGGCGCGGTCGCGACCGAGGGGTCCCGAGAGCCCCCCCAGCAATCGCTACGCGGGGGATTGGAGCGTGTGCGACCCCCGGGGAGAGCCCGCGGACA ATTTGGGGTCGGGGCCCCGGCTGACCCTAAAGGATTTCGATGCCCTGATCCGGGAGCTGGAGCGGGAGCTGGGGACGCGGCCGGATGTGGGGCTgtga